ATTATGTGTCTAAAAGCCCTTAAAATATTTAGTCTCTAAAATGACTGAAGAGAAGTCTTTAAAAAGaccaaactattttaaaaagtctCTTTTAAGCTCGTCGTTTCTGACCCAGATCATCAACCTTctaacatttcagattttaagcCAGATTTTTTGGGCGCTGTGTAACTGAAGGACTCGTTTATGCTCGGCCTCGGGAGAGACATCAGACGATTTGTTTGCTGCTCGCGTTCTTACCTGACTCTAttttcactgtctctctctctcgatctgTTTAACCAACAGGATCGTTGTAGAAACATCAGAGTTGTAAGGGACGTCACCGGCTTCTGTTGTGACGACAACAAACCTGTTTTCACAGATGACCGGTCAGCTGCTCAGTGTCAACAGAGTCTGGCTTTAGAGGAGACGATCTGCCTCTGGCCTGCCCTTCACCTGTCCACTCTCACCTGTGGGGGAAAAGGAGGCCTGCTGTGGTTGGGTCAGTCAACAGGTTTGTGAAGGTCCAGTAGTGTCATTCAAATTATTAATTTTgcgttttttttccttctgatgttgaacaaaaatatatttaaaaagtaaaaagagtAAAAATATGTCAGGAAAAGAACTAaaacatgtgtttaaaatgcTCTAAGAAGCCTTAAACGTCTCTAAAAGAACTCAACTATCAGTATAATGTCCCTGGTTCTCAGGGGAACTCCCTATAGTGGATCagaaagtccccagaactgtccGATCCCACAACACTGAATGTTAAGGCCCtaacacaccaaggagatcgtcggatATCCGTTctagttggaccgtcggtgagcggtcgttgccctagtttttgcggtgtgtccggctccaTCACtacccgtctgccttttttttggccgattcgaCATGTGGAATATgagtcggtgagaggaatctctctgattggctgttcagaggtttcatttctctccagctctcgacacaggttcatgaaagccccttgagcatggcgctgtagtatccatgctttcaccattagtgcggtttctccttatttgtcgcctccgcctcttcttttctttttccactaaaataccagcatttccagcatggagaccgctatcgatgggactccagcgccccctgcaggaacagaacgGTGACGTTGCTCAGGCTtcaaaacattcatatttacagtcgaTGGACTGGACGAGCAAAtatatccgagtataatttacatgacgtttttatcacagcagcacaggcAGCTtccagtagcagctcacgcttcctaaTGTAGCTTTGAAGTAACATCCGGTGTTACCACGGCAACGATacacatgttgtgtctgtcatggcggctgcctCTACGAGACACATCCTGTTACAgctataaaattacagatttctctggctttgataactgttggaaatatttgcgctaatgtaagaactcaacccaaaaaatatataacaggTTTTTAAACTTCGacatattacacctttaaaTATCTGTCAGAAATCTGATAAAGGTTAAAAGGTCATTCAAAGGTCAAaacgacacacacaaaaacctaagagccttaaagaaaaaaatctgttaaggggaaataaaaatctgtcaaaGTCTCTAACAAGTTATGATATTGTAAAAGTCCCTTAAAGGACATTCCCGTCTCGTAGAAACTCCCATTTCTCAGCCTCCATGTTTTCATAGATTACATGAGGAGACTTTTAGGTAACTCTCCTTTTGTTCTCCTCTCGGCCGTCTGCTTTGGGTTACGTTCAAACAGCACAAAGCGCCTCTGAGGAGATAAAAACCTGACGCTTTGCTGACGTGCGATGGAGAAATATTATGagtttggtttttaaaaaaagttcaccaCAAACATTCAGTCAGGGCAGATTAAGCCGAGCATGCTGGGAAActgttctcctccctcctgGAGCAGAGCGAGCTCGACTCGAGGAGGTTTGGTtaatcatttcttatttttacatattttcttCGGCCTATAAGGAAGGAACGAGAAGCTTCACACGCctaaagggttaaaataaaGAGAGACCAGGAAAGGATTCAAAAACAGATTTCAAGGATGTCCACTTCACATTTATGGTTTCCCATCTTTACAAATCTATCCCCATTATCTCTTCCCTCCTGGCTGCACGCCTTGGATTGGTGGGAGACAGAATAAAATCATTtcagggaggaagaaaaaacatttttaagaagaCTGAAATATCTTTGAAAGTTACTTAAAGGTTAAATTCTGTAAAAAGTTCCTCAAAAGACTTTTCTCTCGTGTATCAGGGTCAGTCACAGAGCGGGTTGCAGCAGTTGATGTATCAGAATATTTAGTGTATTTTTAATTAAGTGCGTCTGCAGGTGGAATGATTTTAAGAGTCTCAGAGACTCAAAACACGATTTAATCTTCAAACAAACAGTTTAAAGGAATGTCCTTCAGAGGGGACACGCTTCACTTTGAGACTCTTGGGACATTTCTGTGTGTAGACTTTCTACTTCTGAGTAAAACAGAGTGTGATGCAAAGTTCTCCTCTGACTCTGCAGGTGCAGCGTGGACTTTGCTCATCTATGAACCGCCCGTCCTGCCTGCAGAGGAGTCACCTTGTCCCTGCAGAGCGTTGCATCTCTTCCGGTCTCTCTacaaacccccctccccctccccctcctcctcctccttcccacccctcctcctcctcctcctcttactaCTACTACTTCCTCTTTGCATCCACGTGACCACATCCTCCCCACTACACCTGCACCCgtcctgtcctgtctctgctcCTTCCACGTGGGACCGAAGCTACACTGACCTCTGGAGGTTCTCACATCACTCATGTTCTCAACGTTGCAGTTTTTCTCTGCATTAAACTCCGCCCCCTTCTCGATCACCTGAGTGGTAAACCAGGAAACGAGGACTGCGGCAAGCTGAGTGTCCTCTGAGTGCTCACCTTCAACTTTAGACTGTGCATACATTCTTTGCACGCTCTCTTTGCAAGATAGCATCGCACGGGGCTGTTGAGTTAGAATAGTCCCGGAAAACTGGGACGTATTTACATCTCAAAGGGACGAAAGTGCAGAGCAGATGTTTGTGAAAGGGCAGAGGAAGAACAGATGTGTCTTATAATAGAGGCTGCACTGTCATTGTGATCTCTGGAATAAAGATCCtgcagcccacacacacacactcactcatctTTACCAGCATGAGCAGTGTTATCAGTAGCAACAGAACATTTCCATGCACAACATggaacatacacacatgcacacacgggGAAAACGAGAGCCGGGTAGGGTGTCATATTGCAGGAGGAAGCTGTGTCCTCCAGATGTCACCGATGACGGAAAAGTACAGTCACGCCCGGCGGAGTCTCACATCCttcagatggagagagagagggaggaggggattAAATGATTATCCCGTCCCCACTTTCTATCCTTCTTTACGTTCTCGCTGTTCTCTGACGGGGAGAACTGCTGACTGCGACATTCCTCCGtcgcctgctgctgcacaggaGCAGAATGAGTTCACGGCACTTTATTATTATCCCACATTCAGACGTGATGTGTCATCATGAGCTCACTCCGCTCTGGTACCGTACCAGGTTACATTTTTATCAACCTTCTGGACAAAATGTATCAAGAATTTTCATCAGTTCCTACTCGTATGT
The sequence above is drawn from the Labrus bergylta chromosome 24, fLabBer1.1, whole genome shotgun sequence genome and encodes:
- the LOC114921535 gene encoding uncharacterized protein isoform X1, which codes for MRDKGNSVSPNEAMMSFKHKDVVRAERPPDSGVSLCARVCRPILSHLTPSRAESTQLDRCRNIRVVRDVTGFCCDDNKPVFTDDRSAAQCQQSLALEETICLWPALHLSTLTCGGKGGLLWLGQSTGAAWTLLIYEPPVLPAEESPCPCRALHLFRSLYKPPSPSPSSSSFPPLLLLLLLLLLLPLCIHVTTSSPLHLHPSCPVSAPSTWDRSYTDLWRFSHHSCSQRCSFSLH
- the LOC114921535 gene encoding uncharacterized protein isoform X2; translated protein: MRDKGNSVSPNEAMMSFKHKDVVRAERPPDSDDRSAAQCQQSLALEETICLWPALHLSTLTCGGKGGLLWLGQSTGAAWTLLIYEPPVLPAEESPCPCRALHLFRSLYKPPSPSPSSSSFPPLLLLLLLLLLLPLCIHVTTSSPLHLHPSCPVSAPSTWDRSYTDLWRFSHHSCSQRCSFSLH
- the LOC114921535 gene encoding uncharacterized protein isoform X3 — encoded protein: MRDKGNSVSPNEAMMSFKHKDVVRAERPPDSGVSLCARVCRPILSHLTPSRAESTQLVQRGLCSSMNRPSCLQRSHLVPAERCISSGLSTNPPPPPPPPPPSHPSSSSSSYYYYFLFAST